GGCGGGCGAGGGGGTGGTCGCGCTGGGCTACGGGCGCATCGAGCTGCTGTCTCTCGATGCCTTGCAGGCGCTGGTGAGTACCGGGTAGCGCCTCAGCGCAGCACGCGACCGTCGGCCGAGATGCTGATCAGGTCGATGTTGCGCGAGGCATCGCGCAGGCCCGGGCGCAGGTTGACGCGGAAGCCGCCCACGTCGTAGTCGGTCATCGCCGTCATCACGCGCTGCAGGCTCGCGGTCGTGAAGCCGCGGCCGGCGCGGCGCACCGCCTCGCCCACCACCTTGGCCGCGATGAAGCCTTCGAGGCCTTCGTACGAGGGCGTCTGGTCGGAGTTGTCGACCGCGGCGCGGTACTCCTTGACGATCGGAATGGCCGAGGGGCGCGGCGACGGCACCACCTGCGAGATCACGATGCCGCCGATGTCCTTGCCCAGCTCGGCATAGAGCGGATCGATGCCCACAATCGAGAAGGCCATGAAGCTGCCGCTGTAGCCGCTCTTGCGCAGCTTGCGGATCGCGTTGGCCGTGGTGCCCGAGAGCGACACCAGCACGATGGCCTGCGGCGCCTGCTGCTGCACCGTCTTCAGCGCCGTGTCGAGCTTGTCGCCGCCCGCTGGAACCATGGCCGTGGCCACCAGCGCCGGCAGCTTCAGCTCCTTGATGGCCTGCTGCACGGCGGCCAGGCCGGCGCGGCCCATGGCGTCGTCGTCGGCCACCAGCGCGATGCGCGTCTGCCCCACGGTCGCGCACTGGCGCACGATCTTCAGCGCCTCGTCGATCATGCCGGGACGCACGTGGAACACATGGGGATGGCTCGCCTCGCGCAGTGCGTCGGCGGCGGCAAAGGGTGCGAACAACAGGCTGCCCTGCTGCGCGGCCACGTTCGCTCCAGCATCGCTGCTGGCGGTGCCCACGAAGCCGAACAGCATGTCGGCCTTGTCGGTGCCCAGCAGGGTGCGGGCGTTGGCTGCGGCCCGCGCCGCGTCGTAGCCGTCGTCGAGCTGCAGCAGCTTGAGCTGCAGGCCGCTGGCGGCATTGCGCTCGTTGAAGTCGCCCACCGCGAGCCGGCTGCCGGCTGCGAACGCCAGGCCGATCTCGCTGGCCGCGCCCGTCAGCGGCACCGACTGGCCCAGCAGGACCACGCGGGCGCCCGCCGCACGGTTCGATTGCGAAAGCGCCGGAAGATGAACACCGCCGCCCAGCAGCAGCGCCCCGCACGCCTTGCCCAGCCATTCCCTGCGAGAACTGTCCATGGCTCACCTTTTTTAACAGTAGTAAAAAAGTGTAGCAAGTTCGGTGCCCATGGGGAAGGCGGCGGCACGGAGGCCGCGCCGCCGGCCTGCTGGAGGAGCGGCCTCAGGCGCGCCGGAACACCAGGTCCCAGACCCCGTGGCCCAGCTTGATGCCGCGGTTCTCGAACTTGGTGAGCGGCCGGTATTCGGGCTTGGGTGCATAGCCTTCGGCCGTGTTGCGCACCAGCGGTTCGGCGGACAGCACCTCGAGCATCTGCTCGGCGTAGGGCTGCCAGTCGGTTGCGCAGTGGATGTAGCCACCCGGGCGCAGGTGCCCGGCGAGTTTTTTCACGAACTCGGGCTGGATCAGGCGGCGCTTGTTGTGGCGCTTCTTGTGCCACGGATCGGGGAAGAACACATGCACGCCCGCAAGCGTGCCGGGCAGCAGCATGTGGTCGAGCACGTCGACCGCATCGTGCGCGCAGATGCGGATGTTGGTGATCGACTGCTCGCCGATGCGCTTGAGCAGCGCGCCCACGCCGGGCTCGTGCACTTCGCAGCAGAGAAAGTTGGTCTCGGGCAGCACCGTGGCGATGTGCGCGGTGGCCTCGCCCATGCCAAAGCCGATCTCGAGCACGGTGGGCGCGGCGCGGCCGCCGAAAGCGGCGGTCAAGTCGAGCGGCTCGGGCTTGTAGGGGATGAGGAACAGCGGGCCCAGTTCGGCAAAGGCGCGGGCCTGGCCGTCGGTGGTGCGGCCGGCGCGCTTCACGAAGCTCTTGAGGCGGCGGTGCAGCGGATGCGGTTTGTCGGCGGCCGCGTCGTCGTTGTCGTCGTCGCTGGGCGGAAGGTCGTGGGGCACGGTGTCGGGAAAGGTCATTGCGGCCGCGAATTGTAGAGATCGCGCCATTCGGGCACCCAGCCGGCCAATGCGGCCGCGCAGGAAGCGGCCGTGGCGGCACGCAATCCGAGAACGCACGCGGCCGCGTCGAGCGCGACCAGGGCGGCTTCGGGCGTGGCAGTGTCGATGGCGGTGGCGCCGTTCTGCTTGGAGAGCTTGTCGCCGTCGGCGCCGCGCACCAGCGGCGTGTGCAGGTAGCTGGGCGTCGGCAGGCCGAGCGCGCGCTGCAGCAGGATCTGGCGCGCGGTGTTGTCGGCGAGGTCTTCGCCGCGCACCACGTCGGTCACGCCCTGTTCCGCGTCGTCGACCACCACCGCGAGCTGATAGGCCCACGGGCCGTCGGCGCGGCGCAGCACGAAGTCGCCGACCTCGCGGCCGACGTCCTGGCATTGGCGGCCGAGGCGGCGGTCGGTCCAGCAGAGTTCGCCGCGTGCCAATGCCGGCTGGGTGGCTTCGAACTTCTCGGCGGCGAAGCGCCAGGCGCGTGCGGGCTTGCCATGGAGTCCGTCGCGGCAGGTGCCCGGATAGACCCGCTCGCCATGGCGCGTGTGCGGACGGCCGAGCCGTGCCAGCGCCTCGTCGATGTCCTTGCGCGAACAGCCGCAGGGGTAGGCCAGGCCGAGGGCCTGCAGCTTTGCCAGCGCCGCTTCGTAGCGCGCAGTGCGCTGCGTCTGCCACACCGGCGCTTCGTCGGGCAGCAGCCCGCAATCGGTCAGCTGCCGGAGGATGTGCTCGCCCATGCCGGGCAGGCAGCGCTCGGTGTCGGCGTCCTCGATGCGGATCAGCCAGCGTGCCTTGGGGCCGCGCGCGCGCACGTCGAGCCAGCTTGCGAGCGCGGCCACCAGCGAGCCAGCATGCAGCGGGCCGGTGGGCGAGGGCGCGAAACGGCCGGTCGCACGCATGCGCGGATCAGATCACTGCGAGCGCCAGCGAAAGGCCCGAGAGAAACGCGTCTTCGACCCGATGGCCGGTGCACCAGTCGCCGGCCACGCCAATGCGCGCCTTGGCGTCCCACAGGTGGCTTTTGCCGACCGGAACCTGGGTCTGGGCTTCGTTCCAGCAGCGCGCCTGGGCGTGCGTGGGCGCGGCATGGATGCCGGTGATCTCGGCAAAGGCGCGCAGCAGCTTGGCTTCGACGCGCGGGGCGTCGTCGCGCAGGTGCTCCTGCGACCAGGCGGCGCTGGCCTGCAGCGTCCAGCGCTCGACGCGTTCGCGGCCGGGCTTGGACGACTCGCGCGCGAGCCATGCCACGCGGTGGTGGGTGCTGCGCGCCGCATTCCATTGCGGGCCCAGATGCGACATGTTGGCCTGGTTGGCCTGCGGGAAGGCGATCATCAGCGTCCAGCAGGGCGCGATGCGCACCGGCTCGATCTTCTGGCTGATGGACGCGGAAAGCTTGCCGTCGCCCAGCAGCACGCGCGTGCGCGAGGGCGGCACGGCCAGCAGCACGGCGTCGAAGCCCGAGTACACGTGCTGCGAATCGTCTTCGCCCGCAGTGCGCAACTGCCAGCGCTTGGGGTCGAGCGCGTCGGCCTCGATCTGCGTGACTTGCGTGTCGAACACGAGGCTGTCGCCCAGCGGCGCGGCCCAGTGCGCCACCAGGGCATCCATGCCGGGTTGCGCCACCCAGTGCGATTCGCGCCCGGGCAATGCGGCCTCGGCCACGCGGCCATGCGCATCGAGCACGCGCACGAGGTTGGCGCTCCAGGGGCGGCAGAGGTTGGGCGTGGCTTCCAGTGCCAGCGCAAAGCGCGGATCGCGCACGGTGAAGTACTGCGCGCCGCTGTCGAAGCGGCCGAAGGCAGTGTCGACGCTTGCCATGCGCCCGCCGGGTGCGGCATCGCGTTCGAACACCGTGACCTTGTGGCCGGCCTGCACCAGCGTGCGCGCGCAGGCCACGCCGGCAATGCCGGCGCCGACGACGGCGTAGTGGCGTGGAGCGGCGGGGGTTGTTCGGTGGCGTACGGCGGGCTTGGCGGTTGCGCGAGTGGTCATGGCGGATTCTTTTCTTTTCGAGGGAGATGCGGATGGATGTGTCCGGACTCTACAACGGTCCGCCGGCCTGCTCCCCGCGCACCTTGCTGCGAATGGATTCCGAGCCGGAAGCTTGTTGCGCCTGTCACCTCGGGCCGGTCATGCGCCGCATGAGCAGGTTCTTCAAGTCACGCCGCGTGTCGCAGACCACGTGGATGTAGATCGTGTCCTCGCGCACCTCGTAGATGATGCGGTTCAAGCCCGAGATGACCTGCCGGTATTGGCCGATGTCCAGGCTTTCGAGCTCGCCCGGAATCCTGCCTGCATGCGGGTGGGCCGCAATGATCGCGATCGAGTCCTTGATTTTTCCGTAGCTGGCCGCCCATGTGCCGGTGCCGAAGTTCTTCACGATGTAGCGCCGCAAGTCCATCAGATCGGCCTCGGCAGACCGCAGGAACACGACCTTCACTGTGCGTCTTCGTCGTCCAGCCTGGCAAGGACTTCCGCCGCGGCGCGGAACTGGCCTTGCTCGATCTCGCGATGGCCGAGGGAAAGGATCTTCAGCAGGGCCAGTGTCTCCTCCTGCTCTTCATAAGAGCGGACATCCATGACCACGAGCTTGGCTTCGCCGTTTTGCGTGATCACCATCGGCTCACGGTTTTCGGAGATCGTTTTGACAATGTCGGCGGCGTGGCTCTTGAGATAACTGATGGGTTTGACTTGGGTGGAGAACTTCATGGGCCACTTCCTGAATTTTTTGAACTGATCGGGTCGGACTGATTTTGGACTGAATTTGGTTCGGATGGCAACCCTGGGGGATATGACGCCTCACCGCCCCCGATGCCGCTCCAGCAGCGCCCGCCGCGTGCCCTCGTGCTCGAACTGCGCGAGCCACCATTCGAGTGCGCGGCCCGGTCCGCCTGCGCTGCGCACGCGCCATGCGCAGTGCATGGTGCCGAGCGGCGCCTGGCGCTCGGTTCTGAGCTCGACGAGGTGGCCCGCCTCGATGTAGGGCCGCGCCATCGGCTCGGGCAGGAAACCGCCGCCCAGCCCATGCAGCTGTGCCGCGATCTTGGCCTGCATGCTCGGCACCGTGAGCACGTCCTGTCCGCCGATGAGGTTCACGGTCATGCTCGGCCCGCTGCGCACCGAGTCGGCCGCGGCCACCGCACGGTGCTGGCGCAGCACGTCGTCGCTCAGCGGCTCGCGCAGGCGCGCGAGCGGATGGTGCGGCGCCACCGCATAGACGAAGCGCAGCTCGCCGATCGGCCGGCTGCGGATGCCGGTGGCCGTGAAGGCCAGGCTCGCGGCATCGAGCACCGCGCCGATGGCCAGGTCGGCCTCGCCGCTGGTCAGTGCCTCGATGGTGCCGAGCAGCGTTTCGTCGCGCAGCTTGAGCCGCGTGGGCGGATCGAGCGCGAAGAAGGCGGTGGCCAGGTCGAGCAGCGGATCGCGCGCGATCACGCTGTCGACCGCAATGGTCAACATCGGCTCCCAGCCGGTGGCCACGCGCTTGACGCGGTTGGCCACCGCATCGATCTCGCTCAGAAGCCGCGCCGCCTCGCGCAGCAGCTCGGCGCCGGCCTCGGTGATGCGGGCCTGGCGCGCGCTGCGGTCGAACAGCAGCACGTCGAGCGCGTCCTCGATCTGGCGCACGCGGTAGCTGAGCGCGCTGGGCACCAGGTTGAGCGCGCGCGCCGCGCCGGCAAAGCTGCCGGTGCTGGCCACGGTCTGCAGCATGGCGAGGGCCTCGGGGGTCAATACGTCTCTGGCGCTGGGCATGGCGGCTCCCACTGGATCGTTCGATCGATCAAAAAATTTGAATGATGCCATCAAAACCAGGCGCTTTTGCAGTGGGGGTGCGGACCTAAAGTTCTTCACATCCGCTGCGCATCCGGCGCGGCATACGAAGAAGGCCCGAGCATCCCCTCGGGGAAGGGCCGAAGGAGTCTGACGATGTTGCAAGTCCGTAAATCACAGGAACGCGGTTATGCCGACCATGGCTGGCTGCGCTCGTTCCACAGCTTTTCCTTTGCCGGCTACTACGATCCGGCCTACATGGGTTTCGGCAACCTGCGAGTGATCAACGAAGACCGCGTGGCCGCGGGCGCCGGCTTCGGCACCCATGGCCACAAGGACATGGAGATCATCAGCTACGTGCTCTCGGGCGAACTGGCGCACAAGGACAGCATGGGCAACGTGGAGTCCATTCCACCGGGCGACGTGCAGCGCATGAGCGCGGGCCGCGGCGTGATGCACAGCGAGTTCAACCACAAGGCCGACGAGACCACGCACTTCCTGCAGATCTGGATCGAGCCGAACGTGCGCGGCATTGCGCCCGGCTACGAGCAAAAGCAGTTCAGCGACGCCGAGAAGCGCGGCAAGCTGCGCCTGGTGGCCTCGCCCGACGGTGCCGACGGTTCGGTGACGGTGCATGCCGATGCGCGCCTGTTCGCAGGCCTGCTCGATGGCGACGAAACCGCCAGCCTGGCGCTCGATCCCAAGCGCAAGAGCTACGTGCACCTGGTGCGCGGCGAACTCGAAGTGAATGGCCAGAAGCTCGCGGGCGGCGACGCCGCGATGCTCGAAGGCGAATCGCAGCTCACGCTCGGCGCCGGCAAGGATGCCGAAGTGCTGGTGTTCGACCTGGCCGCCTGATCGACCATGCCGGGCGCATGCCGCCCGGCTTTCCTTTTCTCTTGTCCCTTTCCCTTTCAACAATCGAGGAGTTTTCAACCATGGCAACCGCAACCCTGAGCACCACCACCGACACCTCCAACGCAGCCCAGGACACGCTGGCCCTCGTCGGCCGCATCCTGATCGCGTACCTGTTCATTCCCGCAGGCATCGGAAAGCTCATGGGCTTTTCGGGCACCGTGGGCTACATCAACTCGGTGGGCCTGCCGCTGCCGGAAGTGGGCGCCGCGATCGCCGTCCTGGTCGAACTCGTCCTTGGCATTGCGCTGCTGGTGGGCTTCAAGACCCGCTGGACCGCCATCCTCATGGCAGTCTTCACTGTGGCCACCGCGCTGTTCTTCCACAAGTACTGGTCGGCGCCCGATGCAATGAAAATGATGCAGCAGATCAACTTCAACAAGAACATCGCGATTGCCGGCGGCCTGCTCGCCTTTGCTGCCTTCGGCCCCGGCCGCTTCAGCATCGATAAGAAATAGGCTTTCCCCCAGGCTGCGCGCACTTCGTGTCGCTTCGCCCACCCCCTCGCCGGGGGCAACACCAGAGGCCCGGCAAAGCCGGTTCCTCGGTGTTTCACGAAAAAATACCTCGGCACCACCGATCATTGCTTCTACTCAGGAGAATCATCCAATGGCAGACATCGTTGTCGTCTTTCATTCCGGCTACGGCCACACCCAGCGCGTGGCGCAAGCCGTGGCCGATGGTGCGGGTGCGCGGCTGCTCGCCATCGACGCCGATGGCAACCTGCCCGAAGGCGGCTGGGAGACGCTGGCCGCGGCCGACGCGATCATCTTCGGCTCGCCGACCTACATGGGCGGCGTGAGCTGGCAGTTCAAGAAGTTCGCCGATGCGTCGTCGAAGGTCTGGTACACGCAGGGCTGGAAGGACAAGCTCTTCGCGGGCTTCACCAACAGCGCCACCATGAACGGCGACAAGGTCACGGCCATGACCTACCTGTGGACGCTTGCGATGCAGCACAGCGGCATCTGGGTCAGCATGGGCATCCTGCCGACCAACAACAAGGCCGCCACGCGCGATTCGTTGAACTACGTGGGCGGCTACGGCGGCCTGCTGACGCAGTCGCCTTCGGATGCGAGCCCGGCCGAGATGTTCAAGGGCGACTTCGACACGGCGCGCGCTTTCGGCGAGCGCGTTGCCGCAGTGGCAAGATTGCGGGGCTAGAACCGCCACTCACGGAGCACACGATGACCGACACCACCGCCCACACCCAACTGCTTCAACCGCACGACAAGGACCTGGGCGGCGGCTTCAAGGTGCGGCGCCTGCTGCCTGCGGCGCAGCGCCGTTCGGTCGGGCCTTTCGTGTTCTTCGACCACTTCGGTCCGGCCACCGAGCAGCCTGGCACGGAGCACGACGTGCGGCCGCATCCGCACATCGGCCTCTCTACGGTCACCTATCTTTTCGAGGGCGCGATGATGCATCGCGACAGCCTCGGCAGCGTGCAGGAGATCCTGCCCGGCGCCATCAACTGGATGACCGCGGGGCGCGGCATCGTGCACTCCGAGCGCAAGCCCGAGCGCCTCAAGGCCGACACTTACGTGAACCACGGCCTGCAGCTCTGGGCCGCCTTGCCGCAGGCGCACGAAGAAACCCAGCCGAGCTTCGAGCACACGCCGGCCAGTGCCATTCCCGAGGTGGTGGAGCAGGGCGTGGCGGTGCGCGTGCTGGTGGGCGAGGCCTTTGGCGTGCGCTCGCCGGTGAAGACACTGTCGCAGACGATCTACCTCGACATCGCATTGCCCGCGGGCGGCCGCTTCGAGTTGCCCGCGCTGGCGCCCGAGCTGGCCGTCTATGTCGTCGATGCGGATGCGCGCGTCAATGGTGAAACGATCCCCGCGCACACGATGGCTGTGCTGCCCGACGGCCAGGGCGCGGTGCTGGCTTCCGACACTGCCGCGCGCCTGATGGTGATCGGCGGAGAGACGCTCGACGGCCCGCGCTACATCACCTGGAATTTCGTTTCGAGCCGGCGCGAACGGATCCTCGAAGCGGGCTCCGACTGGGCCGCGCAACGCATGGGGCATGTGTCTGGCGAGACCGAATTCATTCCTCTGCCCGGCAAGCCCTTTGGCGTGCGCGAGCCTGACGTCGGAACGACGCCTGTCTGATCTGTTCGTGTACCGGGTAGGTTTGTTCAGGGCGCGTGCACAGGCCACCGGGTACTCCCCTCCGCGAATGTCCCCCGCCTTCGGCTCCTCCTTTATTTCGCTGCGGGGAGCACCCGATGCCCTGTGCACCTGGGCACGCTATCGGTGTACCGCTGATCAACAACTGCTCCGAATAACGATCACGCCGATGGGGTGCCTTGCGCAGCGAAATCAAGGGGGAGGCCGCAGGCCGGAGGACATTCGCGGAGCAAGGTACCCCGTCGGCGTGATCGTGCCCTGAACATTTATGCCGAGTAGCTCACGCCAACCAGCAGCAGCGCGCACAGGCCAGTGAAGGTGCCGCTGATCGGCCTGGAGCATCGGCGGCCGCCGGCTATTTCTTCAGCCCGCTGCTCAGCTCGATGTCTTCCGACGCGCGCGCACTGGCGTCGGCTGCGCGCGCGCTCAGGTCGGGCGCCAGGGCGCGCCGGCCGTCGAACACGAAGCAGTCGCCGTGGTAGTGCGCGCCGCCGACCTGCTCGAAGTATTTGAGGATGCCGCCCTCGAGCTGCAGCACGTTCTCGATGCCTTCTTCGCGCATCAGGATCGCGGCTTTCTCGCAGCGGATGCCGCCGGTGCAGAAGCTCACCACGGTCTTGCCCACGAAATCGGCGCGGTGCTCTTTCAGCGCGGGCGGGAACTCGGTGAACTTGGTGATGCGCCAGTCGATCGCGCCGTCGAAGCTGCCTTCGTCGACCTCGAAGTCGTTGCGCGTGTCGAGCAGCGCGATTTCCCGGCCCTCGTCGTCATGGCCCTGGTCGAGCCAGCGCTTGAGCGTGGGCGCATCCACGCCGGGCGCCCGGCCTGCCGCCGGCTGGATGGCCGGGTGGTCCATGCGGATGATCTCGCGCTTCTGCTTCACCAGCATGCGGCGGAAGGGCTGCGCGGCGGACCAGCTTTCCTTGGTTTCGAGGTCGGCGAAGCGGGCATCGGCGCGCAGATGGGCCACGAAGCTGCGGATGGCGTCGGGTACGCCCGCCAGGAACAGGTTGATGCCCTCGGGCGCCAGCAGGATCGTGCCCATGAGGCCCAGGGCTTGGGCGCGCTCGCGCAGCTCTTCGCGCAGCACGGGGCTGTCGTCTATGGCCACGAATTTATAGGCCGCGATATTCAAAATCTCTTGCACGGGGCGCAATTGTAGGGATCGCCACCCCACATCGTGGAGTGCGGCTTTCTACAATGGAAGGATGTTTGTTCACCTGCGCCTGCACACCGAGTTTTCCGTCGTCGACGGCACCAACCGCATCGACGAAGTCGTCAAGGCCGCCGCTGCCGACAAGCAGCCCGCACTGGCCATCACCGACCTGAACAACCTGTTCGGGGCGGTCAAGTTCTACAAGCAGGCGCGAAGCAAGGGCGTCAAGCCCGTCATCGGCGCCGAAATCTTCATCGAGGGGCTGGGCAAGGAGCCCGGCGTGCTCACGCGCATCGGGCTGCTGGTGCAGAACATGGAGGGCTACCTCCATCTGTCCGAACTGCTGGCACGCGCCTGGACGCAGAACGTGGGCCGGGGCCAGTCGCAGGCAGCCTGCAAGCTCGAATGGCTCGAAGAGCTGCAGGGCGGGCTGATCGCGCTTTCGGGCGCGCAGGCGGGACCATTGGGCGTGCCGCTGCTGCAAGGGCAGGAAGAACGCGCCGCCGAACTGGCGCTGAAACTGGCGGGCATGTTCCCGCACCGCTTCTACATCGAGCTGCAGCGCGCGGGCCGCCCCGAGGACGAGCCGCATGTGATTGCCGCCGTGAAGCTTGCAGCCCGGCTGCGCCTGCCCGTGGTCGCGACGCACCCGGTGCAGTTTGCCGAGCGCCAGGACTACGAGGCGCACGAGGCGCGCGTCTGCATCTCGGAAGGCGAAATCCTCGGCAACCCGCGCCGCATACGCAAGTTCACCGAAGAGCAGTACTTCAAGTCGAGCGCCCAGATGCAGGCGCTCTTTGCCGATGTGCCGAGCGCGCTGGCCAACACGGTCGAGATCGCCAAGCGCTGCAACCTCACGCTGGTGCTCGGCAAGCCGCAGCTGCCCGACTTTCCGACGCCCTTCGTCAGCGAAGGCGTGCGCATGCCGATCGACGAGTTCTTCCGCCAGGAGTCGTTCACGGGCCTGGAAGAACGCCTGGCGCACCTCTATCCCGATCCGGCCAGGCGCGATGCCGAGCGGCCGCGTTATGTCGAGCGGCTCGAGTTCGAGATCAACACGATCCTGAACATGGGCTTCCCCGGCTACTTCCTGATCGTGGGCGACTTCATCAAGTGGGCCAAGAACAATGGCTGCCCGGTGGGCCCGGGCCGGGGCTCGGGCGCGGGCTCGCTGGTGGCCTATGCACTGAAGATCACCGACCTCGATCCGCTCGAATACAAGCTGCTGTTCGAACGCTTCCTGAACCCCGAGCGCGTCTCGATGCCCGACTTCGACATCGACTTCTGCCAGGGCAACCGCGACCGCGTGATCGACTACGTCAAGGACAAGTACGGCCGCGACGCCGTGAGCCAGATCGCCACCTTCGGAACGATGGCCGCGCGCGCCGCCATCCGCGACGTGGGGCGCGTGCTCGACATGAGCTACATGTTCTGCGACGGCATCAGCAAGCTCATTCCCAACAAGCCGGGCCAGCCCGTCACGATCCAGTACCCGCCGAACCCCAAGGTGGAGGGCGACAAGAACAACTACGCCATCGAGATGGAGCCGCAGCTCGCGGCGCGCATCGAGAAGGAAGAAGAAGTGCGCATGCTGGTCGAGCTGGCGCAGAAGCTCGAAGGCATGACCCGCAACATCGGCATGCACGCGGGCGGCGTGCTGATTGCGCCCGGCAAGCTCACCGACTTCTGCCCGCTCTACCAGCAGCCCGGCAGCGACTCGGCCGTGAGCCAGTACGACAAGGACGACGTGGAGGCGATCGGCCTCGTGAAGTTCGACTTCCTGGGCTTGGCCACGCTCACCATCCTCGAGATTGCGAAAGAGTTCATCGTCAAGCGCCACAAGGGCCAGGAGAACTTCGCGTACGAGAACATCTTGCTCGACGACCGCGAGACCTACAAGCTGTTCTCCGAAGGCAAGACCGAAGCGGTGTTCCAGTTCGAAAGCCGCGGCATGCAGGGCATGCTGAAGGATGCGCGGCCAACGCGGCTCGAAGACCTGATCGCGCTCAATGCGCTCTACCGTCCAGGTCCGATGGACCTGATCCCGAGCTTCGTGGCGCGCAAGCACGGCCGCGAAGAGGTGGAGTACCCGCACCCGGCCGTGGCCGAGATGCTCTCCGAAACCTACGGGATCATGGTCTACCAGGAGCAGGTGATGCAGACCGCGCAGATCCTGGGCGGCTACTCGCTCGGCGGCGCCGACCTGCTGCGCCGCGCCATGGGCAAGAAAAAGCTCGAGGAGATGGCCGAGCACCGCGAGAAATTCCGCGCGGGCGCGCTCTCGACACATGGCATCCCGCAGGACAAGGCCGACGAGATCTTCGACCTGATGGAGAAGTTCGCGGGCTACGGCTTCAACAAGTCGCACGCCGCCGCCTACTCGCTGCTGGCGTACCACACGGGGTGGCTCAAGGTCCACTACACGGCCGAGTTCTTCTGCGCCAACATGACCGTGGAAATGGACGACACCGACAAGCTCAAGGTGTTGTTCGAAGACGCGCAGAAGAATTTCGGCATCACTTTCGAGCCGCCGGACGTGAACCGCGGCAACTACCGCTTCGAGCCCGTCACCGACAAGGTGATCCGCTATGGCCTGGGGGCCGTCAAGGGCACGGGCCAGCTCGCGGTCGAGGCCGTGGTGCGGGCGCGGGAAGAGGGCGGGCCGTTCAAGAGCCTGTTCGACTTCTGCGTGCGCATCGACCGCCAGCGCATCAACAAGCGCACGGTCGAGGCGCTCATCAAGGCTGGCGCCTTCGATGCGATCCAGCAGAACCGCGCCTCGCTCATTGCCTCGGTCGACCGCGCCTTCGAGTTCGCATCGGCCACCGAGGCCAATGCGGCGCAGGTCGACATCTTCGGCGACAGCGAGCACGGCTCGGCCACGCAGGAGCCCGAACTGGTGGACGCCACGCCCTGGGGCGTGAAGGAGCGGCTCACCTTCGAGAAGACGGCCGTGGGCTTCTATCTCTCGGGCCACCTGTTCGACGAGGTGGCGCACGAGGTGCGGCGCTTCTGCAAGCGCGAGATCGGCGACCTGATGGACACGCGCGACCAGCAGGTGATCGCGGGCATCGTGAGCGATTTCCGCGTGATCAACGGCCAGCGCGGGCGCCTGGCGATCTTCAAGCTCGACGACAAGTCCGACGCCATCGACGCCACCGCCGACGAGGCGCTGATCAACGCGAACCGCAACACCTTGAAGGACGACGAACTGGTGATCGTGAGCGGCCGGCTCCAGCCGGGCCGCGGCGGCTTCGAAGCGCGCTTTCAGGTGCAGCAAGTGTGGGACCTGGCCACCGCGCGCTGCCGCTTCGGAAAATTCCTGCGGGTGGCCGTCAACGGCAAGGCGCCCGACATCGCGCGCCTGGTGAAAGACTTTCCGCCGCGCACCGAGCAGAGCGAGCACGGCGATCTGGTGCAGGGGCTGCCGGTGCGCCTGTCGATGGCGCGCGGCGGTGCGCAGGTCGAACTGCAGCTGGGCGAGCGCGCCAGGTTCTTCCCGACCGACGCCGCGCTCGCCAGCTGGACGGCGCAGGCGGAGGCGGGCAAGGCCTCGGTGATCTACGAGTGAAACGAATGAGCCGCGAGGCGGCCGGGCGCGCGTAGCGCCTGGCCGGCCCCGTTAGCGCTTGGGCCGCAGCGAGACGATCAGCGAGGGGAAGATGCGCCCGTCGGTGTCGCGTGGCAGCTTGTCGGTCTTGTGCAGGCCGCGCTCGGCGGCTTCGTCCCAGCTGGGCAGTCCGCTCGACTTGGTCAGCTTGACGCCGACGATGGTGCCGTCCGG
This genomic window from Variovorax paradoxus contains:
- a CDS encoding LysR family transcriptional regulator, with translation MPSARDVLTPEALAMLQTVASTGSFAGAARALNLVPSALSYRVRQIEDALDVLLFDRSARQARITEAGAELLREAARLLSEIDAVANRVKRVATGWEPMLTIAVDSVIARDPLLDLATAFFALDPPTRLKLRDETLLGTIEALTSGEADLAIGAVLDAASLAFTATGIRSRPIGELRFVYAVAPHHPLARLREPLSDDVLRQHRAVAAADSVRSGPSMTVNLIGGQDVLTVPSMQAKIAAQLHGLGGGFLPEPMARPYIEAGHLVELRTERQAPLGTMHCAWRVRSAGGPGRALEWWLAQFEHEGTRRALLERHRGR
- a CDS encoding pirin family protein, whose amino-acid sequence is MLQVRKSQERGYADHGWLRSFHSFSFAGYYDPAYMGFGNLRVINEDRVAAGAGFGTHGHKDMEIISYVLSGELAHKDSMGNVESIPPGDVQRMSAGRGVMHSEFNHKADETTHFLQIWIEPNVRGIAPGYEQKQFSDAEKRGKLRLVASPDGADGSVTVHADARLFAGLLDGDETASLALDPKRKSYVHLVRGELEVNGQKLAGGDAAMLEGESQLTLGAGKDAEVLVFDLAA
- a CDS encoding DoxX family protein — its product is MATATLSTTTDTSNAAQDTLALVGRILIAYLFIPAGIGKLMGFSGTVGYINSVGLPLPEVGAAIAVLVELVLGIALLVGFKTRWTAILMAVFTVATALFFHKYWSAPDAMKMMQQINFNKNIAIAGGLLAFAAFGPGRFSIDKK
- a CDS encoding flavodoxin family protein produces the protein MADIVVVFHSGYGHTQRVAQAVADGAGARLLAIDADGNLPEGGWETLAAADAIIFGSPTYMGGVSWQFKKFADASSKVWYTQGWKDKLFAGFTNSATMNGDKVTAMTYLWTLAMQHSGIWVSMGILPTNNKAATRDSLNYVGGYGGLLTQSPSDASPAEMFKGDFDTARAFGERVAAVARLRG
- a CDS encoding pirin family protein, which encodes MTDTTAHTQLLQPHDKDLGGGFKVRRLLPAAQRRSVGPFVFFDHFGPATEQPGTEHDVRPHPHIGLSTVTYLFEGAMMHRDSLGSVQEILPGAINWMTAGRGIVHSERKPERLKADTYVNHGLQLWAALPQAHEETQPSFEHTPASAIPEVVEQGVAVRVLVGEAFGVRSPVKTLSQTIYLDIALPAGGRFELPALAPELAVYVVDADARVNGETIPAHTMAVLPDGQGAVLASDTAARLMVIGGETLDGPRYITWNFVSSRRERILEAGSDWAAQRMGHVSGETEFIPLPGKPFGVREPDVGTTPV
- a CDS encoding sulfurtransferase, with protein sequence MQEILNIAAYKFVAIDDSPVLREELRERAQALGLMGTILLAPEGINLFLAGVPDAIRSFVAHLRADARFADLETKESWSAAQPFRRMLVKQKREIIRMDHPAIQPAAGRAPGVDAPTLKRWLDQGHDDEGREIALLDTRNDFEVDEGSFDGAIDWRITKFTEFPPALKEHRADFVGKTVVSFCTGGIRCEKAAILMREEGIENVLQLEGGILKYFEQVGGAHYHGDCFVFDGRRALAPDLSARAADASARASEDIELSSGLKK